The Cohaesibacter intestini genome has a window encoding:
- a CDS encoding carbohydrate ABC transporter permease has product MSMSEPQAGPSGRRTRDPVSTPPSAGPLAKREARLAWGLLLPTLISVALVIILPLLAIFWISAKPINLGDLRPTTPDVYERLKGKPKATGDASIVEFRLKNSSREKPIANVTMVDDWPDGLVPVELDERCAIAAGRLSCNFGDWKPGYREKLQIEVIAEQAFLDSGINIRDSVPVMEGDASSDLFSLEFTFENFRAVFDSSEFVEVLWVTTFYTVVGTVGALIVGMMAALILNKSFQGQGILRGLFLFPYVAPVIAVAFTWVTLLDPFSGSFNALLVQMELISAPINFFGDRPLALISVTIFEIWRYFPLSFLFILARMQSIDTDMYEAADMDGASPFQKFYYLSLPQLMGILSVLFLLRFIWTFNKFDDIFLLTGGNAGTRTLTVNVYEQAFAISNIGAGAAVAVVIFACLLAFSFFFFRFMSREEGL; this is encoded by the coding sequence ATGTCGATGTCCGAACCTCAAGCCGGTCCCAGCGGACGCCGGACGCGGGATCCTGTATCCACGCCACCCAGCGCCGGGCCACTGGCCAAGCGCGAAGCGCGCCTTGCCTGGGGATTGTTGCTGCCCACGCTGATCAGCGTGGCTCTGGTGATTATCCTGCCTTTGCTGGCGATTTTCTGGATCAGCGCCAAGCCGATCAATTTGGGCGATTTGCGTCCCACGACACCCGATGTCTATGAGCGTCTCAAAGGCAAGCCAAAGGCCACCGGGGATGCATCGATCGTTGAGTTCCGTCTGAAAAACTCTTCGCGCGAAAAGCCGATTGCCAATGTCACGATGGTGGATGACTGGCCGGACGGACTTGTGCCGGTAGAGCTTGATGAGCGATGCGCCATCGCTGCAGGGCGCTTGTCCTGTAATTTCGGCGACTGGAAGCCGGGCTATCGCGAGAAGCTGCAAATCGAGGTGATTGCCGAACAGGCCTTCCTGGATAGTGGCATCAACATCCGCGACAGTGTGCCTGTGATGGAAGGGGATGCCTCGTCTGATCTGTTCAGTCTTGAATTCACCTTCGAGAATTTCCGTGCGGTCTTTGACAGCTCCGAATTTGTTGAAGTGCTGTGGGTGACCACCTTCTACACGGTGGTCGGCACGGTGGGGGCCTTGATCGTTGGCATGATGGCAGCGCTTATTCTCAACAAAAGCTTCCAGGGGCAGGGGATTCTGCGCGGTCTGTTTCTGTTCCCCTATGTGGCTCCGGTGATTGCGGTGGCCTTCACCTGGGTGACCCTGCTTGATCCTTTCTCCGGGTCCTTCAATGCGCTTCTGGTGCAGATGGAGCTGATCTCTGCGCCGATCAACTTCTTTGGCGACCGTCCTTTGGCGCTGATTTCGGTGACGATTTTCGAGATCTGGCGCTATTTCCCGCTGTCGTTCCTGTTCATTCTTGCGCGCATGCAATCGATCGATACGGATATGTATGAGGCCGCGGATATGGATGGGGCCTCACCTTTCCAGAAATTCTACTATCTCTCCCTGCCGCAATTGATGGGCATTCTGTCGGTCCTGTTCCTGCTGCGTTTCATCTGGACGTTCAACAAGTTCGACGACATTTTTCTGCTCACCGGCGGCAATGCGGGGACGCGAACCCTGACGGTGAATGTCTATGAGCAGGCCTTTGCGATTTCCAACATTGGCGCGGGTGCAGCCGTCGCCGTGGTGATCTTTGCCTGTCTGTTGGCCTTCTCCTTCTTCTTCTTCCGTTTCATGAGCCGGGAGGAAGGACTATGA
- a CDS encoding carbohydrate ABC transporter permease: protein MKHGLFVAPVLGALWSLTIIVCLTILLAFSTGLPVRPIWLVSLLQGVAIGGIALYVGHRLLGVGLALIVILATSLMQPFAIPLDQSPVAQGLGLLVLAAGLYLPLRVMLGHLPAAALNRHQFEDAIVRFLTGFGYVFFTAVVIVPFYVMVMTSLKGQQALLLNPLDFSIEWDKGWDLFRSYSELFTDYNFASYLFTSILISIMTVLVTLLFSVPGAYAVARLRFRGQAMMSRSILLIYMVPMIVLALPIYVGFSMFGLRNSLFGLLLIYPVTTIPVALYMLQGYFRGLPAEVEEAGLMDGLSRLGVILKITLPLSLPALASVSLYVFMIAWNEFLLAFMLLDDPSKFTLTRGVSMLNSSEVPRQHLMAGAVIATLPIMVLFLGLERFMTKGLTAGSVKG, encoded by the coding sequence ATGAAACACGGATTGTTTGTTGCTCCGGTGCTGGGCGCCTTGTGGAGCCTCACCATCATTGTCTGCCTGACCATTCTGCTGGCCTTCTCCACTGGCCTGCCGGTGCGGCCTATCTGGCTGGTGTCCTTGCTGCAAGGGGTGGCGATCGGTGGCATTGCGCTTTATGTCGGGCATCGCCTGCTGGGTGTCGGGCTTGCTCTGATCGTCATTCTGGCAACGAGCCTGATGCAGCCCTTTGCCATACCGCTTGATCAGAGCCCGGTGGCACAAGGGTTGGGCCTGTTGGTGCTGGCAGCCGGTTTGTATTTGCCGCTTCGGGTCATGCTGGGGCATCTGCCAGCCGCCGCGCTCAATCGGCACCAATTCGAGGATGCCATCGTTCGCTTCCTTACCGGTTTTGGCTATGTCTTCTTCACTGCGGTCGTGATTGTGCCCTTCTATGTGATGGTGATGACGTCCCTCAAGGGCCAGCAGGCTTTGCTGCTCAATCCGCTCGATTTCTCTATTGAGTGGGACAAGGGCTGGGATCTGTTCCGCTCCTATTCCGAGTTGTTCACCGACTATAATTTCGCCAGCTATCTGTTCACCTCGATACTGATCTCCATCATGACGGTGCTGGTGACGCTGCTCTTCAGTGTGCCGGGGGCCTATGCGGTGGCGCGGCTGCGCTTTCGTGGGCAGGCCATGATGTCCCGTTCGATCCTGCTGATCTATATGGTGCCGATGATCGTGCTGGCGCTGCCGATCTATGTCGGCTTCTCGATGTTCGGTCTGCGTAATTCGTTGTTTGGTCTGCTTTTAATCTATCCGGTGACGACCATTCCGGTGGCGCTTTACATGCTGCAAGGCTATTTCCGCGGTCTTCCGGCCGAGGTGGAGGAGGCAGGCCTGATGGACGGTCTCAGCCGTCTTGGGGTGATCCTCAAAATCACTCTGCCTCTGTCTCTGCCAGCCCTTGCCTCGGTGTCGCTTTATGTCTTCATGATTGCGTGGAACGAGTTTCTGCTCGCCTTCATGCTGCTTGATGACCCTTCCAAATTCACTCTGACGCGGGGCGTCTCCATGCTCAACTCGTCAGAAGTGCCGCGCCAGCATTTGATGGCAGGTGCGGTGATCGCCACGCTCCCCATCATGGTGCTGTTTCTCGGCCTTGAACGCTTCATGACCAAAGGCCTGACCGCAGGCTCTGTTAAAGGATAA
- a CDS encoding MGH1-like glycoside hydrolase domain-containing protein: MTTLSLSDQAIAILRGNDRGGYTVPTEGLYPYQWNWDSAFAAYGFAEFDLPRAWQEIETLFSGQWQNGMVPHILFHQKDDGYFPGPDVWGTDKCSGNAVSSSGISQPPVAATFTRALFEKDIAFGKEKLEALFDKFVAWHGWFMRHRGESGAICVTHPWESGRDNAADWDAAMANVDASNVGDYTRRDTSHVNPEMRPTKRDYDVYLSILYFARDNGWDEQRILDDGLFRVADPTLTFTLLRANRDLKWMGEQLGRDVSEIDGWIVALEEGVKSLWNEDIGCYDAKDLRTGLFAGNVTSAAFLCWYAGIDDKRMLPHLERFLIASPHAVASLDPTSPHYNPKRYWRGPVWVIVNTLIGIGLEDAGYRSEAERIRSDCARLIEGGGFAEYFDPEDGTPAGGGVFTWTAASWLAWVSKDPKEA, from the coding sequence ATGACGACACTTTCCCTCTCCGATCAGGCCATTGCCATTCTGCGTGGCAATGATCGCGGCGGCTATACGGTTCCAACCGAAGGGCTCTACCCTTATCAATGGAACTGGGACAGTGCCTTTGCGGCCTATGGCTTTGCCGAATTCGATCTGCCGCGTGCATGGCAGGAAATCGAAACGCTTTTCTCTGGCCAGTGGCAGAATGGTATGGTGCCTCATATCCTGTTTCACCAGAAAGACGATGGCTATTTTCCCGGTCCCGACGTCTGGGGCACGGACAAGTGTTCGGGCAATGCTGTGTCCTCGTCGGGCATCAGCCAGCCACCGGTGGCAGCGACCTTCACGCGGGCCTTGTTTGAAAAGGACATCGCGTTTGGCAAGGAGAAGCTTGAGGCTCTGTTTGACAAATTTGTTGCATGGCATGGCTGGTTCATGCGTCATCGCGGCGAAAGCGGGGCAATCTGTGTAACCCATCCGTGGGAATCGGGGCGCGACAATGCCGCCGACTGGGATGCGGCAATGGCCAATGTCGATGCCAGCAATGTCGGTGACTATACAAGGCGCGACACGTCTCACGTCAATCCGGAGATGCGCCCAACCAAGCGGGATTATGACGTCTATCTGTCGATCCTCTATTTCGCTCGTGACAATGGTTGGGACGAACAGCGGATTCTGGATGATGGCCTGTTCCGTGTGGCAGACCCGACCCTCACCTTCACCCTGTTGCGGGCCAACCGCGATTTGAAATGGATGGGTGAGCAACTGGGCCGCGACGTGTCCGAGATTGATGGCTGGATCGTGGCGCTCGAAGAGGGCGTGAAGAGCCTCTGGAACGAGGATATTGGCTGCTATGATGCCAAGGATCTGCGTACCGGACTGTTTGCGGGCAATGTCACGTCGGCGGCGTTTCTGTGCTGGTATGCGGGGATTGATGACAAGCGCATGCTGCCACATCTGGAGCGCTTCCTGATCGCTTCCCCCCATGCAGTGGCGAGCCTTGATCCGACCAGCCCACATTATAATCCCAAGCGCTATTGGCGCGGTCCGGTCTGGGTGATTGTCAATACACTGATTGGCATCGGGCTTGAGGATGCTGGCTATCGGTCAGAGGCCGAGCGGATTCGCTCCGATTGTGCGCGGCTGATTGAAGGCGGCGGCTTTGCTGAATATTTTGACCCGGAAGATGGCACGCCTGCGGGCGGGGGTGTCTTCACTTGGACGGCAGCCAGCTGGCTTGCCTGGGTGTCCAAAGATCCAAAGGAGGCGTGA
- a CDS encoding ABC transporter ATP-binding protein: MSSIKLNGVEKWFGDLQVIKGVDLDIEEGEFIIFVGPSGCGKSTLLRTIAGLEECSRGEILIEGQDVTAKPPAERGLAMVFQSYALYPHMNVRDNMGFGLKTAGAPTSEIQSKVDDAAKALKLEAYLDRRPKELSGGQRQRVAIGRSIVRNPTAFLFDEPLSNLDAALRVEMRYEIAKLHRELDTTMIYVTHDQVEAMTLADRIVVLRDGIIEQVGTPRTLYERPDNLFVAQFIGSPKMNIMPCQTDGDRYQLEGGRGGAQTQKGIAVYLGVRPEAITLGDVGQGQCDGVVDIVEYLGADTHLLVDCGSLGAIGLRVDGNTAVRSGDKVGLVFDPEKLHFFDAEGQALPRS, translated from the coding sequence ATGTCATCCATTAAACTCAATGGCGTCGAGAAGTGGTTTGGCGATCTGCAGGTGATTAAGGGGGTGGATCTCGATATTGAAGAAGGGGAGTTCATCATCTTTGTCGGCCCGTCGGGCTGTGGTAAATCCACCTTGCTCAGGACCATTGCCGGTCTTGAGGAATGCTCACGTGGCGAAATCCTGATTGAAGGCCAAGACGTCACGGCCAAACCTCCCGCTGAGCGGGGATTGGCGATGGTGTTCCAGTCTTATGCGCTCTATCCACATATGAATGTGCGTGACAATATGGGCTTTGGTCTGAAAACCGCCGGTGCACCCACATCGGAAATCCAGTCCAAGGTCGATGACGCCGCAAAGGCCCTGAAGCTTGAGGCCTATCTGGATCGACGTCCGAAAGAATTGTCCGGTGGTCAGCGACAGAGGGTTGCCATTGGGCGGTCGATCGTGCGCAACCCAACCGCGTTCCTGTTTGATGAGCCACTGTCAAATCTAGATGCGGCTTTGCGGGTCGAGATGCGTTATGAGATCGCCAAGCTGCATCGCGAGCTGGATACCACAATGATCTATGTGACCCATGATCAGGTGGAAGCCATGACATTGGCGGATCGGATTGTCGTTTTGCGTGATGGCATCATCGAGCAGGTCGGCACGCCCCGCACCCTTTATGAGCGGCCAGACAATCTGTTTGTGGCGCAGTTTATCGGCTCTCCGAAGATGAATATCATGCCATGCCAGACCGATGGTGACCGCTACCAGCTGGAAGGGGGCAGAGGCGGTGCCCAGACCCAAAAGGGGATTGCGGTCTATCTCGGTGTGCGACCTGAAGCCATTACTTTGGGTGATGTCGGTCAAGGGCAGTGCGATGGGGTGGTCGATATTGTCGAATATCTCGGGGCCGACACCCACTTGCTGGTTGACTGCGGCTCACTCGGGGCTATTGGCTTGCGGGTTGATGGCAATACGGCGGTCAGATCTGGCGATAAGGTCGGGTTGGTCTTTGATCCGGAAAAACTGCATTTCTTCGATGCTGAGGGGCAGGCGTTGCCCCGCTCGTGA
- the xylA gene encoding xylose isomerase codes for MMTDFFGSLSKIKYEGPDSDDPLAFHHYNPDEIVMGKSMRDHLRFAVAYWHSFAWEGGDPFGGRTFDRPWYGDGMDRAKLKADVAFELFDILDAPFFCFHDADVRPEGNNFAESLSNLNEIVDYFEEKMATSSTKLLWGTANMFSHRRFMSGASTNPDPDVFAYSAATVKSCMDATMRLGGENYVLWGGREGYETLLNTDIGQELDHMGRFLSMVVDYKHKIGFKGTILVEPKPQEPSKHQYDYDAATCIGFLRKYGLENEVKLNLEQGHAILAGHSFEHEIAVACADGMLGSIDMNRNDYQSGWDTDQFPNNVPEVALAYYHILKSGGFTTGGTNFDAKLRRQSLDAEDLVAGHIGGMDICARGLKAAAAMIEDGGLENALKARYAGWEQDANKDMLANGTLESISERVLKDNINPEPRSGQQEKLENWVNRFV; via the coding sequence ATCATGACTGACTTTTTTGGTTCGCTCTCCAAAATCAAATATGAAGGCCCAGACAGCGACGATCCGCTCGCCTTCCATCACTATAATCCAGACGAGATCGTCATGGGCAAAAGCATGCGCGACCATTTGCGCTTTGCCGTGGCCTATTGGCACAGCTTTGCATGGGAAGGTGGCGATCCCTTTGGCGGCCGCACTTTCGATCGCCCATGGTATGGCGACGGCATGGACCGCGCCAAACTGAAAGCCGACGTCGCTTTCGAATTGTTCGACATTCTCGACGCGCCTTTCTTCTGCTTCCATGACGCAGACGTTCGCCCCGAAGGCAACAACTTTGCCGAAAGCCTGTCGAACCTGAATGAAATTGTCGACTATTTCGAAGAGAAAATGGCAACCTCCAGCACCAAGCTGCTCTGGGGCACTGCCAACATGTTCTCCCATCGCCGGTTCATGTCCGGCGCCTCCACCAATCCGGACCCGGATGTCTTTGCCTACAGCGCGGCCACGGTCAAAAGCTGCATGGATGCCACCATGCGTCTTGGCGGCGAGAATTATGTGCTCTGGGGCGGCCGCGAAGGCTATGAAACCCTGCTCAACACCGACATCGGTCAGGAACTCGACCATATGGGCCGCTTCCTCTCGATGGTGGTCGACTATAAGCACAAGATCGGCTTCAAGGGCACCATTCTGGTTGAACCAAAGCCGCAGGAACCTTCCAAGCATCAATATGATTATGATGCCGCGACCTGCATCGGCTTCCTGCGCAAATATGGCCTTGAAAATGAGGTCAAGCTGAACCTCGAACAGGGTCATGCCATCCTTGCCGGCCACAGCTTCGAGCATGAAATCGCCGTGGCCTGCGCCGATGGCATGCTTGGCTCCATCGACATGAACCGCAACGACTATCAGTCTGGCTGGGATACTGACCAGTTCCCGAACAATGTGCCGGAAGTGGCCTTGGCCTATTATCACATCCTGAAATCGGGTGGCTTCACCACCGGCGGCACCAACTTTGACGCCAAACTGCGTCGCCAGTCCCTTGACGCCGAAGATCTGGTGGCCGGTCACATTGGTGGCATGGACATCTGTGCCCGTGGCCTGAAGGCGGCGGCTGCCATGATCGAAGATGGTGGTCTGGAAAATGCCCTCAAAGCCCGCTACGCCGGTTGGGAGCAGGATGCGAACAAGGACATGCTGGCCAATGGTACGTTGGAAAGCATTTCCGAGCGCGTCCTCAAGGACAACATCAACCCAGAGCCACGCTCTGGTCAGCAGGAAAAACTGGAAAACTGGGTCAACCGCTTCGTTTGA
- the xylB gene encoding xylulokinase, which yields MYLGIDLGTSGIKLLVMDERQQIVATVNQPLSVERPDTGWSEQDPESWINATAKAFDELAANAPQAVKDIRAIGLSGQMHGATMLDADDKPVAPCILWNDTRSYKEAAKLDATEGFRSLTGNIVFPGFTAPKLVWMHNNKPDLFDRIKKVLLPKDYLRLWLTGDYVSDYSDSAGTAWLDVGSRTWSDQLLAATGLDQSHMPALAESIESTGKIRQALVERWGFSPDTIVAGGAGDNAASALATGIVAEGDAFLSLGTSGVIYAATNSYRPLPDSAVHTFCHSTANHWCHMAVILAATDALNWYAKLVGSDAATLTKALGQEVHAPGSTLFFPYLGGERTPHNDASIRGGFIGLAHPDDRDSLTRTVLEGISYAFMDGIKALEAAGTHLDRLIAVGGGSSSDYWLSLLATILGKQIDRPAAGDFGGAFGAARTGLVADLKCDPAEVCTMPTIDQSFHPNTDLQPAFADAYARYAAAYPSLKDL from the coding sequence ATGTATTTAGGAATTGACCTGGGCACGTCCGGGATCAAACTGCTGGTTATGGACGAACGCCAGCAGATTGTGGCCACCGTCAACCAACCCCTTAGCGTCGAACGCCCAGACACGGGCTGGAGCGAGCAGGATCCGGAAAGCTGGATCAACGCCACCGCAAAGGCCTTCGACGAACTGGCTGCCAATGCCCCGCAGGCCGTCAAGGACATTCGCGCCATTGGCCTTTCAGGCCAGATGCATGGCGCCACCATGCTCGATGCAGACGACAAGCCCGTCGCCCCCTGCATCCTGTGGAACGACACCCGCTCCTACAAGGAAGCAGCCAAACTGGACGCCACCGAAGGCTTCCGCAGCCTGACGGGCAACATTGTCTTTCCCGGCTTCACCGCCCCGAAACTGGTCTGGATGCACAACAACAAGCCAGACCTGTTCGACCGGATCAAGAAAGTTCTGCTGCCAAAGGATTATCTCCGCCTCTGGTTGACCGGCGATTATGTCTCTGATTATTCCGACAGCGCTGGCACCGCCTGGCTTGATGTCGGCAGCCGCACCTGGTCGGACCAGCTGCTTGCCGCAACCGGCCTTGATCAGTCCCACATGCCAGCCCTTGCCGAAAGCATCGAAAGCACCGGCAAGATTCGTCAAGCGCTCGTCGAACGCTGGGGCTTTTCCCCCGACACCATCGTGGCTGGCGGCGCCGGCGACAATGCAGCATCCGCTCTGGCGACCGGCATCGTCGCTGAAGGCGACGCCTTCCTGTCTCTGGGCACCAGTGGCGTGATCTATGCCGCCACCAACAGCTACCGTCCGCTGCCAGACAGCGCCGTGCATACCTTCTGCCATTCGACCGCCAATCACTGGTGCCATATGGCGGTGATTTTGGCCGCCACTGATGCGCTCAACTGGTATGCCAAGCTGGTCGGCTCGGACGCGGCCACCCTGACCAAGGCTTTGGGGCAAGAGGTCCATGCACCGGGGTCAACGCTCTTCTTCCCTTATCTGGGCGGTGAGCGCACCCCGCACAATGACGCCAGCATCCGCGGCGGCTTCATCGGCCTTGCCCATCCGGACGATCGCGACAGCCTGACCCGCACCGTGCTCGAAGGCATTTCCTATGCCTTCATGGATGGCATCAAGGCACTGGAAGCCGCAGGCACCCATCTTGACCGACTGATTGCCGTCGGCGGTGGCTCTTCGTCCGATTATTGGCTTTCTCTGCTCGCCACCATTCTGGGCAAACAAATTGACCGCCCCGCCGCCGGTGATTTCGGCGGTGCCTTCGGTGCGGCCCGCACAGGGCTGGTTGCCGATCTGAAATGCGATCCCGCAGAGGTCTGCACGATGCCGACCATCGACCAGAGCTTCCATCCAAACACTGACCTGCAGCCTGCATTTGCAGACGCTTATGCCCGCTATGCCGCTGCCTATCCATCCCTGAAGGATCTTTGA
- a CDS encoding ROK family transcriptional regulator, with protein MNNRTRKPSQIPEQRNQGRHLVFSHIRNNHQVARIDIARETGMSPATVTAITAELLGAGLIEEVQRTIEPGQSRRGRPRVDLKLRGEAHFVAGMKLTNKYATAVILDLEGNQLGNAQLPMPRPRLSNKEFQDLIVAMVDLVTQSAKIEIKDLSCIGVGIPGTVQAENGFVDWCPLIEEEQCNLQEVLQEVLPMPAFIENDANAVAMAELWFGFGRDAPDFLVVTIEQGVGLGIVIDGRIYRGTQGFGAEFGHTKVQLEGALCRCGQRGCLEAYVSDYALLREAELFIQKPGSGDENNRLAELFEMARNGDMMAKSIFDRASRMFAMGLANLVNLFDPSLVILAGEQMQFDYLYAQTVLDAVKSSTIQKGHHAPEIRIHKWGDLMWAKGAAAYALEEIVRITIDQLNAPDP; from the coding sequence ATGAACAACCGCACAAGAAAGCCGTCACAAATTCCCGAACAACGCAATCAGGGGCGGCATCTGGTCTTCTCTCACATTCGCAACAATCATCAAGTTGCCCGCATCGATATTGCCCGCGAGACCGGCATGAGTCCGGCCACCGTTACGGCCATAACCGCAGAGTTGCTCGGCGCTGGGCTGATCGAGGAAGTACAGCGTACGATCGAGCCGGGTCAGTCCCGCAGAGGCCGTCCGCGTGTCGACCTCAAGCTACGCGGCGAAGCCCATTTCGTGGCCGGGATGAAACTCACCAACAAATATGCCACGGCGGTGATTCTGGATCTGGAAGGCAACCAGCTGGGCAACGCCCAGCTACCCATGCCAAGACCGCGCCTGAGCAACAAGGAATTTCAGGATCTGATAGTCGCCATGGTGGATCTGGTCACCCAATCCGCCAAGATCGAGATCAAGGACCTGTCCTGTATCGGCGTCGGCATCCCCGGCACGGTTCAGGCCGAAAACGGCTTCGTCGACTGGTGTCCGCTGATCGAGGAAGAACAATGCAACCTGCAAGAGGTCTTGCAGGAAGTACTGCCCATGCCCGCCTTCATAGAGAATGACGCCAATGCGGTTGCCATGGCGGAGCTGTGGTTCGGGTTTGGCCGCGATGCCCCGGATTTTCTGGTTGTCACCATCGAACAAGGCGTCGGCCTTGGCATCGTGATTGACGGCAGGATCTATCGTGGCACACAGGGCTTCGGCGCGGAATTTGGCCACACCAAGGTCCAACTGGAAGGGGCCTTGTGCCGCTGTGGCCAGCGCGGCTGCCTTGAAGCCTATGTCTCCGACTATGCCTTGCTGCGCGAAGCGGAACTCTTCATTCAGAAACCCGGCAGCGGGGACGAGAACAACCGTCTGGCCGAACTGTTTGAAATGGCCCGCAATGGCGACATGATGGCCAAATCGATCTTCGATCGCGCCAGCCGCATGTTCGCCATGGGGTTGGCCAATCTGGTCAATCTGTTCGACCCGTCTCTGGTAATTTTGGCTGGTGAACAGATGCAGTTCGACTATCTTTATGCCCAGACCGTTCTGGATGCAGTCAAATCCTCGACCATTCAGAAAGGGCACCATGCCCCTGAAATCCGCATCCACAAATGGGGAGACCTGATGTGGGCAAAGGGCGCTGCTGCCTACGCTCTGGAAGAGATTGTCCGCATCACGATCGACCAGCTCAATGCCCCAGACCCGTAA